A single window of Rhodococcus jostii RHA1 DNA harbors:
- a CDS encoding isopenicillin N synthase family dioxygenase, whose protein sequence is MLPPVPEPFDVPVIDISPYVTGGSDSERARVAREIDSACATVGFIQILGHGIPEPVIEGLAGAVDDFFALPLETKKTYRVEGANRGYSPPKSESLSLSLGVESATRMNDFFEAYNVGTEARSFPDLNLSEADYGLNVWPEVPSFTDSVQEYYAHGERVAHTLTRIFADALGLDPGFFTALTDHSIDVLRMNNYALPEGSVTLDGELTGMGEHTDFGLVTVLWADRVAGLQVLGRDERWHDVSPAEGALLVNLGDLTARLTNDRWMSTLHRVTPPVVDGTIKRRRSAAFFHDGNVDAVIATLPGLCEHSDDGYAPVTVREHIKAKLAGSRHGKKNTAAGRETERVLAAAERAAAR, encoded by the coding sequence ATGTTGCCGCCCGTGCCTGAGCCGTTCGACGTCCCCGTCATCGACATCTCCCCGTACGTGACCGGCGGGTCCGACTCGGAACGCGCCCGGGTGGCGCGCGAGATCGACTCCGCCTGCGCCACCGTCGGATTCATCCAGATCCTCGGTCACGGCATCCCCGAACCGGTGATCGAGGGACTCGCCGGCGCCGTCGACGACTTCTTCGCGCTGCCCCTGGAGACGAAGAAGACGTATCGCGTGGAGGGCGCGAACCGCGGGTACAGCCCGCCGAAGAGCGAGTCGCTCAGCCTGAGCCTGGGCGTCGAATCGGCCACCCGGATGAACGACTTCTTCGAGGCCTACAACGTCGGGACGGAGGCCCGGTCGTTCCCGGACCTGAACCTTTCCGAGGCCGACTACGGACTGAACGTGTGGCCCGAGGTGCCCTCGTTCACCGACTCCGTCCAGGAGTACTACGCGCACGGCGAGCGCGTCGCCCACACCCTGACGCGGATCTTCGCCGACGCCCTCGGGCTCGATCCGGGTTTCTTCACCGCCCTGACCGACCATTCCATCGACGTCCTCCGCATGAACAACTACGCGCTGCCGGAAGGCAGTGTCACCCTGGACGGCGAGCTGACCGGCATGGGTGAGCACACCGACTTCGGACTGGTCACGGTGCTGTGGGCCGACCGGGTGGCCGGCCTGCAGGTTCTCGGGCGCGACGAGCGCTGGCACGATGTGAGTCCCGCGGAGGGCGCACTGCTCGTCAACCTCGGCGACCTCACCGCCCGGCTCACGAACGACCGGTGGATGTCGACGCTGCACCGGGTGACTCCGCCCGTCGTCGACGGAACGATCAAGCGCCGCCGATCGGCGGCGTTCTTCCACGACGGCAACGTCGACGCGGTGATCGCGACCCTGCCGGGACTGTGCGAACACTCCGACGACGGGTACGCGCCGGTGACGGTCCGTGAGCACATCAAGGCGAAACTGGCGGGTTCCCGTCACGGCAAGAAGAACACCGCCGCGGGGCGGGAGACCGAGCGGGTCCTCGCCGCCGCGGAACGGGCGGCCGCCCGGTGA
- a CDS encoding uracil-xanthine permease family protein, whose amino-acid sequence MSFHAVDQRLPLVRQAAFGLQHVLIMYTGCITVPLVFGAAVGLDKSTVALLISADLLIAGIITIIQSLGVGKLAGARLPIVCGATFAGLTPMILIAKEYGLQAVYGSMLAGGVVGLALAVPFARLIRFFPPLVTGVVLTVVGISLIGVAAGLVVGNDPTAATFADPGNIMLAGVVVLVAIAFLCLGRGIWTQLGVLLALVTGTLVAIPMGLIDLGGVSGSPWFGITAPFHFGAPEFPITAVVAMSIVMAVVFAESTASMLALGEITGKPLTKGDVARGLVGDALSGVLGGIFNAFVDTIFTQNVGAVATTRIHSRYVTATSGAILIVLGLVPKMGTVVAALPAPVVGGVGIILFSTVAVVGMNTLRKVDLSDRINTTIVAVSVGIGLLPEFAEGMFEHFNSSAQILLGSGITLAAISAFSLNLLFNHTRIGAAARAASAPVIAADPVSPTSEEPHVAARA is encoded by the coding sequence ATGTCCTTCCACGCAGTCGACCAGCGCCTGCCCTTGGTGCGGCAGGCGGCCTTCGGTCTGCAGCACGTGCTCATCATGTACACCGGCTGCATCACCGTTCCGCTGGTCTTCGGGGCCGCAGTAGGACTCGACAAGTCCACCGTCGCGTTACTGATCAGCGCCGACCTTCTGATCGCCGGGATCATCACGATCATCCAGAGCCTCGGGGTGGGGAAGCTTGCGGGCGCACGGCTGCCGATCGTCTGTGGCGCGACGTTCGCCGGGCTGACTCCGATGATCCTCATCGCCAAGGAATACGGGCTGCAGGCGGTGTACGGCTCGATGCTCGCAGGCGGCGTCGTCGGACTCGCCCTCGCCGTACCCTTCGCGCGGCTGATCCGGTTCTTCCCACCGCTGGTCACCGGCGTCGTCCTCACCGTCGTCGGCATCTCCCTGATCGGCGTCGCCGCCGGTCTCGTCGTCGGAAACGATCCGACGGCAGCCACTTTCGCGGATCCCGGCAACATCATGCTCGCCGGGGTCGTCGTGCTCGTCGCGATCGCATTCCTGTGCCTCGGCCGCGGGATCTGGACCCAGCTCGGCGTGCTCCTCGCCCTCGTGACCGGCACGCTCGTCGCAATTCCGATGGGCCTGATCGACCTGGGCGGCGTCTCCGGCAGCCCCTGGTTCGGCATCACCGCGCCGTTCCACTTCGGGGCACCGGAGTTCCCGATCACGGCAGTGGTGGCGATGAGCATCGTGATGGCCGTGGTGTTCGCGGAGTCGACGGCGAGCATGCTGGCCCTCGGCGAGATCACCGGCAAGCCGCTGACCAAGGGCGACGTGGCTCGCGGACTCGTCGGCGATGCGCTGTCCGGCGTACTCGGCGGCATCTTCAACGCATTCGTCGACACGATCTTCACGCAGAACGTCGGAGCCGTCGCCACCACCCGCATCCACAGCCGGTACGTGACGGCTACCAGCGGTGCCATCCTGATCGTCCTCGGACTCGTCCCGAAGATGGGCACCGTCGTCGCGGCCCTGCCCGCCCCGGTCGTCGGCGGTGTCGGCATCATCCTGTTCTCGACGGTCGCCGTGGTGGGGATGAACACGCTCCGCAAGGTGGATCTCAGCGACCGGATCAACACCACCATCGTCGCGGTGTCGGTGGGCATCGGCCTGCTCCCCGAGTTCGCCGAGGGCATGTTCGAGCATTTCAACTCGTCCGCCCAGATCCTGCTCGGCAGCGGCATCACACTCGCCGCGATCTCCGCGTTCTCCCTGAACCTGCTGTTCAATCACACCCGGATCGGCGCCGCGGCCCGCGCCGCCTCCGCACCCGTCATCGCAGCCGACCCCGTTTCCCCGACCTCCGAGGAGCCGCATGTTGCCGCCCGTGCCTGA
- a CDS encoding helix-turn-helix domain-containing protein produces the protein MDEDQHLLAVAIGTAIRSARHDAGLTLRDVAAKTGLSQPFLSQAENGHSVPSVMNLHRVAQVLGTTAHALLEQGARTPTSLVRSREGRRFALSDGAVLRFCSTGVRAMEPNEVTAQPGSQAGEHTEHAGEEFIYVIDGSVRVEVGVEESYVLDKGDTLYYPATVPHRWFNDAAEPARFLITSTPPSF, from the coding sequence ATGGACGAGGATCAACACCTGCTGGCCGTCGCCATCGGCACCGCGATCAGATCGGCCCGGCATGACGCGGGGCTGACGCTGCGCGACGTGGCGGCCAAAACGGGACTGTCGCAGCCGTTCCTGAGTCAGGCCGAGAACGGCCACTCGGTGCCGAGCGTCATGAATCTGCACCGGGTGGCCCAGGTACTGGGAACCACGGCGCACGCCCTGCTCGAACAAGGTGCGCGCACGCCGACGAGTCTGGTGCGCAGCCGCGAGGGCAGACGCTTCGCACTGTCGGACGGAGCCGTGCTCCGGTTCTGTTCCACGGGGGTGCGCGCGATGGAACCGAACGAGGTGACGGCGCAACCGGGTTCGCAGGCCGGCGAGCACACCGAACACGCCGGCGAGGAGTTCATCTACGTCATCGACGGCAGCGTCCGGGTGGAAGTCGGCGTCGAGGAGAGTTACGTGCTCGACAAGGGAGACACTCTGTACTACCCGGCCACCGTGCCGCACCGGTGGTTCAACGACGCCGCGGAACCGGCGAGGTTCCTCATCACGAGCACCCCGCCGTCCTTCTGA
- a CDS encoding aspartate/glutamate racemase family protein: MHIKIINPNTTQSMTDKIGDCARSVAGPGTLVEAVSPQMGPASIESHYDEALSVPGLLEEIARGEAAGVDGYVIACFGDPGLDAARELASGPVLGIAEAAMHAASFLGRGFSVVTTLGRTRGRAWELAERYGMQRFCLGVHACEIAVLDLDRDPDAVKVITEACRFALDRDGSDAIVLGCAGMADLCAVISAELGVPVVDGVAAATLMVQSLVTLGLRTGARGEFAAPLPKKYTGLLEGFGR, encoded by the coding sequence GTGCACATCAAGATCATCAATCCCAACACCACCCAGTCGATGACCGACAAGATCGGCGACTGCGCGCGCTCCGTCGCGGGGCCTGGGACGCTCGTCGAGGCGGTGAGCCCCCAGATGGGTCCGGCTTCGATCGAGAGTCATTACGACGAAGCACTCAGCGTCCCCGGCCTTCTCGAGGAGATCGCACGTGGTGAGGCGGCCGGGGTGGACGGGTACGTGATCGCCTGCTTCGGCGACCCCGGCCTCGACGCGGCCCGTGAACTGGCCTCCGGGCCCGTCCTCGGGATCGCCGAGGCGGCCATGCACGCCGCGAGTTTCCTCGGCCGCGGGTTCAGCGTCGTCACGACGCTGGGACGAACCCGGGGCCGGGCCTGGGAACTGGCCGAACGGTATGGGATGCAACGCTTCTGCCTCGGTGTGCACGCGTGCGAGATCGCCGTCCTCGACCTCGACCGCGATCCGGATGCGGTGAAGGTGATCACCGAGGCCTGCCGCTTCGCCCTCGACCGGGACGGTTCGGACGCGATCGTGCTGGGGTGCGCGGGCATGGCGGACCTGTGCGCCGTCATCTCGGCGGAGCTGGGGGTGCCGGTGGTCGACGGCGTGGCGGCGGCCACCCTCATGGTGCAGTCCCTCGTGACGCTCGGATTGCGGACCGGCGCGCGCGGAGAATTCGCGGCTCCCCTGCCCAAGAAGTACACCGGACTGCTCGAGGGTTTCGGCCGCTGA
- a CDS encoding NCS1 family nucleobase:cation symporter-1 has protein sequence MTQTAPSNEGETVPGAHLAGAGLIKPGYHPRLTNDDLAPLKTQSWSSYNIFAFWMSDVHSVGGYVTAGSLFALGLTSWQVLVALVVGIAIVNVFANLVAKPSQVTGVPYPVMCRSAFGVLGANVPAIIRGLIAVAWYGIQTYLASHAFVILGLKIWPGLAPWADVHEHGFLGLSALGWAGFMTMWVLQALVFWRGMESIRKFIDFCGPAVYVVMLMLAIYLISEAGWSNISLNLGEVNYTGWSAVPVVLGAIALVVSYFSGPMLNFGDFSRYGKTFGAVKRGNFLGLPVNFLFFSILTVVTASATLPVYGRLITDPVETVAQMDNLFAVVLGLLTFIVATIGINIVANFVSPAFDFSHVSPQRISWRTGGMIAAVGSVLITPWNLYNNPEVIHYTLETLGAFIGPLFGILIADYYLVRRQRVILDDMFTMSESGTYWYKKGYNPAAIISTVVGALVAMIPVILKAQPFGLDVWGMAGAAQYSWFLGMGVGFVCYLGLSAGARRANRTAPIEA, from the coding sequence ATGACTCAGACAGCGCCCTCCAACGAGGGGGAAACCGTCCCCGGTGCACACCTGGCCGGCGCCGGGCTGATCAAGCCCGGCTATCACCCGAGACTCACCAACGACGATCTCGCGCCGCTGAAGACGCAGTCGTGGTCTTCGTACAACATCTTCGCGTTCTGGATGTCCGACGTGCACAGCGTCGGCGGCTACGTCACCGCGGGCAGCCTGTTCGCGCTCGGGCTGACCAGCTGGCAGGTCCTCGTCGCCCTGGTGGTCGGCATCGCGATCGTCAACGTGTTCGCGAACCTGGTGGCCAAGCCCAGCCAGGTCACCGGTGTCCCCTACCCGGTCATGTGCCGCAGCGCCTTCGGTGTTCTGGGCGCCAACGTGCCTGCCATCATCCGTGGACTCATCGCGGTGGCCTGGTACGGAATCCAGACGTACCTGGCGTCGCATGCGTTCGTGATCCTCGGCCTGAAGATCTGGCCGGGTCTGGCGCCCTGGGCGGACGTGCACGAGCACGGATTCCTCGGACTGTCGGCGCTCGGCTGGGCCGGGTTCATGACGATGTGGGTGCTGCAGGCGCTGGTCTTCTGGCGCGGCATGGAGAGCATCCGCAAGTTCATCGACTTCTGCGGTCCCGCGGTCTACGTCGTGATGCTGATGCTCGCGATCTACCTGATCAGTGAGGCCGGATGGTCGAACATCAGCCTGAACCTCGGCGAGGTCAACTACACCGGCTGGTCCGCTGTGCCCGTGGTGCTGGGCGCGATCGCCCTTGTCGTGTCGTACTTCTCGGGCCCGATGCTCAACTTCGGCGACTTCTCCCGATACGGCAAGACGTTCGGCGCGGTCAAGCGCGGCAACTTCCTCGGTCTCCCGGTGAACTTCCTGTTCTTCTCGATCCTCACCGTCGTCACCGCCTCCGCGACCCTGCCCGTGTACGGCCGCCTGATCACCGATCCCGTCGAGACGGTCGCGCAGATGGACAACCTGTTCGCCGTCGTCCTCGGCCTCCTCACCTTCATCGTCGCCACCATCGGTATCAACATCGTCGCCAACTTCGTCTCTCCTGCCTTCGACTTCTCGCACGTCAGCCCGCAGCGCATCAGCTGGCGTACGGGCGGAATGATCGCCGCCGTCGGATCCGTCCTGATCACACCGTGGAACCTGTACAACAACCCCGAGGTGATCCACTACACGCTCGAGACGCTGGGAGCGTTCATCGGACCGCTGTTCGGAATCCTCATCGCGGACTACTACCTGGTGCGCAGGCAGCGGGTGATCCTGGACGACATGTTCACCATGTCCGAGAGCGGAACATACTGGTACAAGAAGGGTTACAACCCGGCTGCGATCATCTCCACCGTCGTCGGAGCTCTGGTCGCGATGATTCCCGTGATCCTCAAAGCCCAGCCGTTCGGACTCGACGTGTGGGGCATGGCGGGTGCGGCCCAGTACTCGTGGTTCCTCGGCATGGGTGTCGGATTCGTCTGCTACCTCGGGTTGTCCGCCGGTGCCCGTCGTGCGAATCGCACGGCCCCGATCGAAGCGTAG
- a CDS encoding GntR family transcriptional regulator, translated as MPPRRPSMLVTNLANRDPGSSQTVILEELRRVILSGGAPPGTPIPVDEVAEHFGVSRIPIRESLKTLIGEGLVDHRANAGYTVARLTVDELEELYLVRGVLESAAHSVAITLADDADDTRARQAYAALDRSVLEDDLTAYHRESRNFHLALASPCRMQRLLHMFESAWNITEPVQPMSQVGTPARLQLHLGHRDMLAAFLARDAAALKAATDRHNEQLDTVIAALPTDTGIFRDTPG; from the coding sequence ATGCCCCCGCGACGACCGTCGATGCTGGTCACGAATCTGGCCAACCGCGATCCCGGCAGCTCTCAGACCGTGATCCTGGAGGAGTTGCGCCGGGTGATCCTCAGCGGCGGCGCCCCACCCGGCACCCCGATCCCGGTGGACGAGGTGGCCGAGCACTTCGGCGTCAGCCGTATCCCGATCCGGGAGTCGCTGAAGACGCTGATCGGCGAGGGTCTCGTCGACCACCGGGCCAACGCCGGGTACACGGTCGCCCGGCTGACCGTCGACGAACTCGAGGAGCTCTACCTGGTGCGGGGCGTCCTCGAGTCGGCGGCGCACTCCGTGGCGATCACCCTCGCCGACGACGCCGACGACACCCGGGCCAGGCAGGCGTACGCGGCACTCGACCGCTCGGTTCTCGAGGACGACCTGACCGCGTACCACCGGGAGAGCCGCAACTTCCACCTGGCCCTGGCGTCGCCCTGCCGGATGCAGCGACTGCTGCACATGTTCGAATCGGCGTGGAACATCACCGAGCCGGTGCAGCCGATGTCGCAGGTGGGAACGCCGGCGCGGCTGCAACTCCATCTCGGGCACCGGGACATGCTCGCGGCGTTCCTCGCCCGCGACGCCGCGGCGTTGAAGGCGGCCACCGACCGGCACAACGAACAACTCGACACGGTGATCGCCGCTCTCCCCACGGACACCGGAATCTTCCGGGACACGCCCGGGTAA
- the puuE gene encoding allantoinase PuuE: MTHGFDSSYPRDLVGYGQHPPDPQWPGGAKIAVQFVLNYEEGAENNVLHGDEASETFLSEMVGAQPFPNRHMSMESIYEYGSRAGLWRVLRAFERRGLPLTIFAVAKAMQRNPEAVSAFRELGHEIACHGLWWKSYQLSDEDAERKDLAEAVEILRDLTGEAPLGWYTGRDSPLTRQLVVEHGGFEYDSDSYADDLPYWVKVDAPGKGLVDHLVVPYTLDTNDMRFASPGGFPSGEQFFAHLRDAFDVLYAEGTAGAPKMLSVGLHCRIVGRPARTAALERFLDHVQSHDDVWVARRIEIARHWRDVHPA; the protein is encoded by the coding sequence ATGACCCACGGTTTCGACTCCAGCTACCCACGCGACCTGGTCGGATACGGCCAGCACCCGCCCGATCCGCAGTGGCCGGGCGGCGCGAAGATCGCCGTCCAGTTCGTCCTCAACTACGAGGAGGGCGCCGAGAACAACGTGCTCCACGGCGACGAGGCGTCGGAAACGTTCCTGTCCGAGATGGTCGGGGCCCAGCCGTTCCCGAACCGGCACATGAGCATGGAATCGATCTACGAATACGGATCCCGCGCCGGACTGTGGCGCGTGCTCCGGGCATTCGAGCGACGAGGACTCCCGCTCACGATCTTCGCGGTGGCGAAGGCGATGCAGCGGAACCCCGAGGCCGTCAGTGCCTTTCGCGAACTCGGACACGAGATCGCCTGCCACGGTCTGTGGTGGAAGTCGTACCAGCTCTCCGACGAGGACGCCGAGCGCAAGGACCTGGCCGAGGCGGTGGAGATACTGCGCGACCTCACCGGCGAGGCACCGCTGGGCTGGTACACCGGCCGCGACTCCCCGCTCACCCGGCAGCTGGTCGTCGAGCACGGCGGCTTCGAGTACGACTCCGATTCGTACGCCGACGACCTCCCGTACTGGGTGAAGGTCGATGCCCCCGGGAAGGGCCTCGTCGACCACCTGGTGGTGCCGTACACCCTCGACACCAACGACATGCGGTTCGCGTCGCCCGGCGGTTTCCCGAGCGGCGAGCAGTTCTTCGCGCACCTGCGGGACGCCTTCGACGTCCTGTACGCGGAGGGAACGGCCGGGGCGCCGAAGATGCTGTCCGTGGGCCTGCACTGCCGCATCGTCGGCAGGCCCGCCCGCACCGCGGCGCTGGAGCGTTTCCTCGATCACGTGCAGTCCCACGACGACGTCTGGGTCGCCCGGCGCATCGAGATCGCCCGCCACTGGCGCGACGTACACCCCGCCTGA